The sequence CAGGATGGTGTAGCGAAGTCACTAATTCGCCATGAGACCCTGTATCTCCTACCAGATAACCGGTGGCGTGGAATGAAGGTAAAGACGCACGGCTCCTTATTTAAACGTGGGGCAACTATTCTTGAAAGGTGAACCCCCGCCCCAGAGAGAAGCGGCCTCCAAAAAAGGTGTGAGTCTATACTTCTCACCGGAGGAGTGAGGAAGCAACCACGAGGGGATTACGAGAGACCCTACACACAACGCACGCACCCCTGGCCCTGTGGGCGGGACAGCCCACAGCCTGCTGGCCAGACTCCCTTCTCCAAACGCCACTGTGGCAGCCGCACTGTTTGGCCTATCCTAGTCATCTCCCAAACAAAAGAGGTTTTAGAGTAGCGATATCCCAAAATATAGACCAGGCATTAATAGGCGCCTGGAGGCACGCGTCTTACTCCCCACGATTTCTTAGCCCAACAGACCACCTGACTTTACAGCAGGTTCTCCGCGTTAAGCGGCGGAGACGACCTCTAAGGGCCAGATCCTGGCCCAGGGGCTCCTGCGACAGCGTGGACAGACAGCCTCCGCCACTGGGTTGACTCCGGTTTTCGTGACCCGCCAGCcggcaggccccgccccgccccctacACTCCGGCAGTTAGCCCGGCAACCCGCTCACAGGAGCGGCGGCCGGGACACAGTAGGCTTGTCCTGTGCAGGCCGTGCGCTTCACCGCCCCCGCCACGCCCCTCGACCCCTCACCGCCAATGGCCTGCTGCGCCGGTGCAGGATGCTCCAGGCCCAGCCCTCCTTCGACGACCATGCGCTGAGCGCATGCGCCTTGAGAGGCCGGCGGGGTGAGGGCTTCCTAGCGAGGGAGGGGGAGACGGAAATGGAGGGGCTCCGCGCGCATGCTTTCGCCCCTGACACCGAGCCCGCTGGCGAGCGCGTTGGGCGGAGCCGGGGGCGGCGGTCGCCGGGGAGATCGAGGCCCTGGGTCCGACCCCGAGCTGGAGCGGGGTCCCGGAGGCCCGCTAACCCGCcggtgtttgtgtgtatgtgcccTCGCAGGGAGACATGGAGAACTGTTTGGCGGCCGCGGCGCTGAACGGGGTGGACCGACGTTCCCTGCAACGCTCGGCTAGGCTGGGTCAAGAAGTGCTGGCGCGGGCCAAAAGGAGGGCGGTGGACTGGCATTCGGTGGAGCTTCCCAAAGGCAGCGTGGGGGTCATTTCCCGGGAGCGGCCCTGCAGAGAAAGAGGGCCGGCAGCCGGCCCCCATCGCCTTCTCCCAGGAGAGGTGAGGGCATCAGTGCTGCGGGACCAGCCCATTCATTCGCTCAGCAGCGGCTTGCTGAGAACCAGGGCACGCCACACAGCAGCACCCGAGGGATCCTGTCCTTGGCGGAAGCTGTTAAGAATCAGGACAGTGAACCGGAAAGCCTTTTGAAAACTTGACATTTGACAGATTCCTATTGGCTAGCTTTAGGATACCGCTAGAGACCGCTAGTGCTCGGCCCTGGTTGGTTACTTTTTACAACAATTCTTACAGGCTACCATTTGATATTAGAGGAAAGCCAACAAACCTGTCTTTGTCCTGGAAAAATTGCATGTCTGTGTATTCCTTTTAGAGTTGGAATTCTTTCTCAGTAAGAGTCTTTTACTGATTTAAACTTGCAGTGgcctttcaaaaagtaaaaaggaaggtATTTCCAAAATGACTTCCTTCTCCAGTAGGGAATACAGATCTCACCTGTGACTTGCTGTTTATTCAAATAGAGAGAAGAAAGACACCCAACCCTCAGTGCTTCCTTCAGGACAATGGCTGAATTCATGGACTATACTTCAAGTCAGTGTGGGGTAAGTTGGTGTAAGCCAAAGTCATGCCCCTGATCTGCCTGCTGATGGATCACAAAGTGGATTTTTGTGGAATTTAGGGAGAATCTGGAGACTGCCTGTTCACCCTGCCCTGCCTTCGTGGGCAGGTTGTAATCAACCAAGGATTTAAACCAGGTGATAAATCCAGGTtagaattcattcaacaaatattgaatgcCTAACTTTAACTGTTATGAGGATACAGCAATGCACAAGCCAGAAAAGATCTGCCCTCACTGTTGTTTGGGGGGCGGGGCTTATTTGCTGAATTCCAAAACAAGTCCGAATATTAGcggttttaaaaatttgaactgaattttttttttaatcagtaagaTCGTTCTAAACTGGAACTGAGTCTCTCTGTTttcaaagcaaaaactgaaacaGAATCCCTCCATTAGATCTTAATCTCTGTTCCAAGTCCCTGATCAGGTagtgtgcttttgtgtgtgtgtgtgtgtgtgtgtgtgtgtgtgtgtgtgtggccacacagcatgtgggatcctagttccccaaccaacttgcaccccctgcattggaagcacggagtcttaaccactggccaccagggaagtccccctggtaATGTAGTTTTTAAGTATGCCCCTTTGGGTCCATATCCCCTGTTGGCCACAGAGGTGGTTATGTGGCACAGATGCAGTGCCCTCATCAGAGGTAGTGTGGCTTAATGGCAGGAGCAGCCTCCCAGGTATCAGACCTAtgttctgccacttcctggctatAATGCCTTAGGCTAGTCAGTCTCTCTCAGCCTTACCTTCCCACATGGTAATCTGATGATGTTTCAAGTCCTTTCCAGCCCTTATAGTCTGTTTCTTTGGTTTCCACTGAGAGATGAACACCAGAAAATTGTCATAAACTGTAGCACAGGGGACTTATGTGAGATTTTGGTCCCATTCATTGAAGTGGGTGAACAAAGGTTTTAAAGGCCCTCTTCTCAAAACCATACACTAAGGTCATCTTTAAGTACTTTGAGGGAAGGCAGGCAGCCAACATTCAAGAAAATCACCTGCATGGAAGGTACTCTCTGTCTTCTAGGAACTAAAACAGACTCTGTGGTCTCTTCCAGCCTTAACATTTTATGATTCTTACGTGTTTGTAAGGGTGCTTGGTCTGTACGGCAGAAGGAAGAGAATGCCTTGTTTCTGTCCTGCTTTTCAATTTCATAATGAATATTAAGATTCGAAAAATCTCTAATATTTCTACGTCTTTTATAAAATTCTTGTGACTCCAAAAATAGGATTCCAACCAGTGAGATACGGTTCAGAGagtatttttatgttattattttgttaaatggtTTTAGAAAAATCCATAACTTTGGCTCTACTATAAAGTGATCAAGTTAAACACTTTGGTTCATGGttcagtaaaagaaataatatttgtctttggttTGAGGTTTAGCAAATTGATGTTCTTCATTTTGGTTTTCAGTTCATGCTTTAGTTCAAATCTCCATTAAGGAATGGAGGGTCAGAACCCCTCAGctttctagaaatagaattaaGAACAGTGTTCTGAGTTtactttcagaattttgaagcATCCCCTAAATTACATCGTTAGAGTCATGTCCTGACATGCTTTCCCCAGCTTCTCATTCTTTTGGTCTCTTGCCTTAAACATTGTCGGTACCCTTTGTTCAAAACAAGCAGGCTTATGTTGTCTTCATCATTAGTCACAATCGGGGCAAGTCTAAGGTTAACTttgagggggaggaaggaagtagACAAAAAAACTGCATTCTGATCCTTTGgattatttttgcttaaattggagtcttctccctcccctcctctgcatgGGGAGAACGGCTGCATAGCTGTTGGGTTTATGTTACATTTCCTGTTGTATTTCTAAATCTCAAGGAGATGcacctctctcttctcttgtccTTGTCTGAGACTTAGTAAACACAGACATGTTTGTCAGAACTTGTCATGAGAGGAGATGAAAGGGCTTGTGTATTTGACCTCGGGGTGAGGATGTTGTGAAAATTATTAAACCTGGCAGAGAGCATGGTCCTACCCAGCTTGAGTTGTCAGAGTGCTTGCCCTACAGAGGCAGCAGATGGCAGCAAAGTAAGGCCAAGTgcagtttccttctctgcagcCACTTTACACGGGCTAAGATTTGTTATATGACTTCAGAGGCCTCTCAAGAGGGCAGGTAATTTACCTTTGCTCTCTTGCCTCCCTCCTTTGCCCAAGTAACAAGgagttttttgaaaatttgacCAGTCTATTTGGTTACCCAACATCTTTCACATTACTTCTCTAGAAATATTATTCATCTGTGCCAGAGGAAGGAGGGGCAACCCACGTCTATCGTTATCACAGAGGGAAGTCGAAGCTGCACTTGTGCTCGGACACTGGGAATGGTCAGGTATGTATCCTCAGCTGTGCTGTGCTGTGCCCTCAGCTTCCCAAGATAGGAGGCCCTACATCTTGGAGCTCCTGCTGGATTGTATTATTGGATGCCTGGGTGACTCAGCATTACAGCGCTCAACAGAAACGTATCACCTCCCAGCCGTAGAGAACTTACAGCAATGAACATGAAATAGGAGTTTTTGTCCAAAATAAGAGATTGATGCCATTGTCGGATCTTCAGTTGAACCTGCAGTCCTGGGCCAAGGGATTCTTGGACAGGCTTAATGAAAAGCACTTCAAATATCCTCTTCTACATCTAGGGAtatgaaagagattttttttttttttttgcggtacgcgggcctctcactgctgtggcctctcccattgcggagcacaggctccggatgcagaggcccagcggccatggcccacaggcccagccgctccgcggcacatgggatcctcccggaccagggcacgaacccacgtcccccgcatcggcaggcagactctcaaccactgcgccaccagggaagcctgaaagaGATTTTTAATAATCACATATTTCACTCTAAGGTAGTGCTAAGTATCATGtctttggtaattttaaaaaaggaaatgcaagGAGGGGGTTTCTTTTAACAAAATGCTTTTCCTAAAGATAACAATTACAAGCCTCTCACTGCAAATTACCCGTATTTTACCACATGTCAGTCTGGGAAGCCAAAGACTCTACTTGTTGAACTGATTCAACATGAgtcctttgttgttgtttctggggagagtagggttttttttgcttttatttttctttttaaactcccCTGGTTGTACTCAAAGATAGCAAACTTAAGTTCAGAGTCTAATCTACAGGTTGGATTCCTGACTTCTCTGGCCTGTGGGTTTAGGGAAGGGACGGGAGAGTGGCTGCAGGGATGTGAGCCATCCTGTTTCCCTGCCCTGGGGTACAAGGGGTAGCACCAGAGCCCGGATCCTGGGCTTCCTCTTCTGCCCTGGCCTAGGCCCTCTTAAGAGTGCTTGACCCTAAGGGAGTTACATGTGGGCAAGAGTCATTCGTATCCCTCCCATCCCTTCCTGTAAGACGTAAATTGGTGCCTCTAAGGGAAATTGACTTTCTCAGTTCAGCCTCTTCCCCTCTAGTACTCCCACTGCTGGGAGAACCTTGGAAGAGAATtctatttattgagagcctgttAAATGTCAATCACTTTTGCACTTCAGATCTTCCTTACAGTGTAGTATGCCGAAGCTATAGACTAGGAAACCAAGGCATAGAGAAATTAATCTGTCCCTCTCAGTAAATGACAGGGataggattcaaactcaggtcgaTCTGAGTCCAAAGCCCATGTAAGGATAAAAGGTAATCATGGTAAACATCTGACTAAAAATACTTCGCAGAATTCACTAAAAGCCTTAAGAACTTAGGTGACAACTTGGAAAACACTGACAGAACAATTGTTCGTTCCCAATTAAGTAGGAAAATTTTTCTCTCTACCATCCAGAAGTCAAAGTTCGGGCCCTAATCAATGTTTCTACCTCACTCTTCAGAGAAAAGACACCCCCCTTGGTGTCGGAGGCATCTGTCAGGCATCAGAGTGTGCACTAGAGGCATCCCAGCCTGTGAGTACAGAACTTCTAGGGTACTGGGCTCCACCACCACTGCAATTCCATGAACTGATCTGGTTACTATAGGGTTCTTTGTACTGGATCTATAGTATTTTTAAGTTGGGATATTTTCACCCTTGGGGACAGTGTACAACATTTTAGTTCAgtgtaaaattatgttttcttggtATCCTTCCTTCACTTGAAATTTCAGGGATACTCTTTGTGCCTGAACTCATAGTTGCGGTTGGAAAGAATGCAAAGTATTCATATCTCCATTCCTACAGCTCAGCTGGGCTGGCACTGGGTCCTGTTGGAATTCCACCATCTGTTCAAGCAGCAGGAGGGGCCTGACCCTCCTGCTTACAAAGTGAAAACCATTGCTGAAAGTCTAAAACGTATACATTTGGTTAGATCAGGTTCCAAAACATTTGAAGGGATTTGTTCCTATTTTCTGCAAATGTTTCTCTGGGAAAACATACAGTGATGTTTTTAGGATAAAATACTCATTAGTTCATGAACCCAGAGAATCTTTTGGAACTTGGAAGGGCTGTAATTCTGAGGAATGGAACTCTGGTGTGTTGCTGCAATAGTttgcttaatttttgtttgtatacAGTGTGCTACTAGCCAGGATTCAGAATATACTAGAGTTAGTAGCAACTAAGACTATTCTGCTTTTAGTACAAGTTGTTAGGCTTAGATGCCTCCAATACTTTCTGTATTTTGGTAATGCTAATCTTCCTGATGTTGACAGTGTTGGAACCACAGATGCCAATCTTGCCCCTTTTACGCAGACAAATGAAGCATCCTTGGCTTTCTGCAATTCTGATATAGCTGTATTTTCTGAAAAcctccttttgtttattttcatagttGATGACCAATAAATAGTTGTGGCGTCATACACATTCACGTCAGTTAAATGATGATAAGCCTCCAATTTTGCAGTAACTGGGCATGAAAGGATATAGCATAAAGCAGCTTCGGAAAACCTTGGCTTCAAATCTATTTGCAAGATGGAAAGAGAGGAAGTttcataaaagtataaatattatcatttattacTCTTAGCAGAATTTACTGGCCAGTAGTTTGGTccacctgccccccgcccccaggggtGGTGTAGAAATGACAGCTTCTGCTTGTGGCTCCTTCTGAGCATTGAGTAAGCATTGGTAGTGGTCTCCCAGTTGTGGGATAGGCGCTTTGGCTCTTAATTACAGGCTCTTTTCTGGTTTGTGACTTTGCTCTTTGGCCATTTGAGCTGAGACCATTCCTCTGCCTGCACATCTGCCATGACCACTTCCCAGCCAGGCATGAAGTCTGTCCTTGGAGAATGGCTTGTGCTCAGCTCAGCTCTAAACATAAATCTTTCCACTAACTCCAGCTTCCAGTGTTTTGCAGTATCGCTCTTCTTTGACTTACGTCCCgataaacccattgtaagttgaaaatatcataaattgaaagtgcatttatttgtttatttttatttttaaagtttatttatttttggctgtgttgggtcttcgttgctgcgcgcgggctttctctagttgtggcgagcgggggctactctttgttgcggtgcatgggcttcttattgcggtggcttctcttgttgtggagcacgggctctaggcacatgggctcagtagttgtggctcgcgggctgtagggcgcaggctcagtagttgtggtgggggcttccctggtggcgcagtggttgagagtccgcctaccgatgcaggggacatgggttcgtgccccggttcaggaagatcccacatgccacggagcggctgggcccgtgagccatggccgctgagcctgcgctccgcaacgggagaggccacaacagtcatgAGGctcgcgtaccaaaaaaaaaaaaaaaaaagtagttgtggtgcacgggcttagttgctccgcggcatgtgggatcttcctggaccagggattgaacctgtgtcccccgcactggcaggcagattcttaaccactgcaccaccagcgaagtccaaaagtgcatttaatacacctaaccttcTGAAcgtcatagcttagcctagcctaccttaaacgtgctcagaacacttacataccctgcagttgggcaaaatcatccgACACAAAACTtactttataataaagttttGAATAGTTCATGTATTgataatttattgaatgctgtactgaaagtgaaaaacagactGGTTGTATGGGTGCAGGATGGTTataagtgtatcagttgtttaccccTGTGATCCTTGTGGCTGCCTGGGAGGTCGCTCACTGccgctgcccagcatcatgagagagtactGTGCTTTACATCGCCAGCCCGGGAAAAGATCAGAATTGAAAATTGGAAGTACGGTTTCTACTGAATATGTATCACTTTCACACTTTTGTAAAATCAAAAAACCATAAGTCTGACCATTATAAGTCGGGGACCATCTGTATAGGAGAACCAGTCTCCAAGGGAGGGCTTTAGCCAGCCAGCTGACTTTCTGCATGACAAAGCGGAATCTACTCATAGTGTTCTCAGCTTTAGGTGAAAAGAGATGTTTCATCCTCCTAATAATGAACTTAGCAAAGCACAGTTAAAAAGAATACTTCTCATTATCCCATAGTGCCTTGCCATTACTGCTGATCTGTGATAACAAGTGCCAGTGCCTACTTTTGAGCCCCAAAGCAATCGTCATTAGCCTTTCCCTCTATCTGATTCTTAACCTTTCTACTCCAACCAGAGTGTTCCTTTTATGATCCTTCATGTTCCTATAACAATTTAGTGTTTTCACATACATGCTTATTTGTGAgctaattttagaaataaggaaacaagcatAAGGAGAGGCTGAGACTGGCCTAAATGGCAGTCCTATTACATTGCCAAGCCAAGCCTTGAAAGCAGGACCTCCATCTCCCACGTTAGTACCTCACTCCATCACACACAGAGGGAGCCGGGTGGAGGTGCCCTGACGGCACCAGGACATAAAATCTCTAAACTGCTAATATCCACTTTTCCTTCCAGGCTGAGAACATCTCTAAGGACCTCTACATAGAAGTATATCCAGGGACCTATTCCATCACTGTGGGTGTAAATGACTTGACCAAGAAGACTCACGTGGTAGCAGTTGATTCAGGACAAAGTGTGGACTTGGTCTTCCCCATATGATGTTGACCATCACAGACATCacctttttcttgtttgttttttaaatatcaagaagaataaagctaccatatgtcCTCTTAAAATTTACACGTTAATCCTGCTTTTAATGCTGACTGACTGTAGAGGGTCAGCCTTCCTAGGAACTGGAGTTTGTCTCTTTCAGTGCCTATTTTAACTTGAAAGTCCCCTCACCCTCTTCTGCCTGAAGTAACAATGTAATGATGCTGTCTGAATAGTTTTTACTGCTTGCTTTCCAAGTAAAGGTTAATTATGATAATAAAGTGAGAAATTTGGAAATGAAGAgaattcctttttattggcattaAGAAGTCAAACAAAATGTTGCTCATGTACAACTGAGGCTTTATGAAAAGATGGCAGAGAGGCTGTGGACACATTTGCCCAAAGCAGGCCAACCATGTTCTGTAGCTTCTGTGGAAGAGGCATCCTCAAGCAGATCGCACCAGGCCCCTGGCAGGGAGCCCTTGCCAGGGCCGCCACACTCCTTTGCCCCTTAGGACAGGTGCCTTCCTGCCACTCATCTACAGGGATGTCTTCCTGGGGTGAAGATGCTGCTGCTTATCGGACTATCACCTGTGGCCTGCACTGTACCATTTCCATAGAAGAAGGCCTTGTGTCAGCCACTTTGTGACTGACTCCTCCTCAGGTATCTACTCTTTAGCTTCCTACAAGCTTTTAAAACAATCCTGAGGGTCTTCTGCTGACTTTAAAATCAGTGACTTTTGATCCTTAAAATTACAAAGTCATTGATGTGTCCTAAACATCTTTAAGCTACCACACCAACAGTATTGTTGCATCTCTCAGTTTAGTTGCCTAAGGAGTCACCTCATTTTGAACATGTCTTTCCTCAGAAAAAAGGCCAGTATTTTATATGATGAAAACAAAGGTTTGcagacctccctggcagtccagtggttaagacttcaccttccaatgcagggggtgcgggttctatccctggtcagggagctaagatcccacatgcctcacagccaaaacaccaaaaaaaacataaaacagaagcagtattacaaaaaattcaataaaagactttaaaaatggtacacctcaaaaaaaaaaatctaaaaaaaaaaagaatacaaaggtTTAAGTAGAGCTGTATTTGCATTCCTAGCAAAGAACAGACTCTCACAGACCGAGGGCCTAGTAAAGCAGGCCTATGCCCACCACCATAGGGTAGAGGGGTCAGTTAACTGGGGATCCTTGCACCCCTAGTGATGAAATTCGTGGGTTCTGTAAGCCTGAAATCATATGCAAAATTGTGGGTGTGTACATTTTTCTGGGAAGAGGGGCCATAGGTTTTATCATTCTCAAAAGTGGTATGACCCCAAAAGGTCAAAGAACCATGGAAGGAGTCCTTCAGAAGCCCCTTCCCAGCCATCTGCTTTACCTAGATCCTTGGGGCTTTTAGTTTAGGGGGAATTCTGGTCTCCCTGATGTGCCGCAGTACCCCGACTCAGTTTTCTGTGTTCAGCTTCCTCTGGCAGGATCTGTAGTGGCGTCATGCCAGTGGCTTCCAGGACCAGCTCCCTGGGACTCCCCACTGCTGCAGGTTTCACTGTCTGTTGTTTGTtgcccttctcttctttcccGATGTTGCAAAGTCTTGTTCCTAAACCCAAAATTCAGTTAGTTGAATATGCCATTTTGATGGGATTAGACTTGACTTATGTAGAAGTGTATCAAGGAGCACAGAATCCCTTAACTGTCTGAACCCTGTTTCAGTCATAAGCGAGGGTAGAGAGCAGCATGACTGCTGGCATGAACCCTGGCCCTCTAGGATTGTTAGGTTAGTCTCAGACAGTAACCTCACTGCCTGTAACTAAAAGGGGCAAAAAGTGTGGAGGGCGGAGGGCCCATACAAGAGGATTCTTAAGAGGTAG is a genomic window of Physeter macrocephalus isolate SW-GA chromosome 16, ASM283717v5, whole genome shotgun sequence containing:
- the AKIP1 gene encoding A-kinase-interacting protein 1 isoform X3; the protein is MLSPLTPSPLASALGGAGGGGRRGDRGPGSDPELERGPGGPLTRRCLCREERHPTLSASFRTMAEFMDYTSSQCGKYYSSVPEEGGATHVYRYHRGKSKLHLCSDTGNGQRKDTPLGVGGICQASECALEASQPAENISKDLYIEVYPGTYSITVGVNDLTKKTHVVAVDSGQSVDLVFPI
- the AKIP1 gene encoding A-kinase-interacting protein 1 isoform X1, with the protein product MENCLAAAALNGVDRRSLQRSARLGQEVLARAKRRAVDWHSVELPKGSVGVISRERPCRERGPAAGPHRLLPGEREERHPTLSASFRTMAEFMDYTSSQCGKYYSSVPEEGGATHVYRYHRGKSKLHLCSDTGNGQRKDTPLGVGGICQASECALEASQPAENISKDLYIEVYPGTYSITVGVNDLTKKTHVVAVDSGQSVDLVFPI
- the AKIP1 gene encoding A-kinase-interacting protein 1 isoform X2; translation: MENCLAAAALNGVDRRSLQRSARLGQEVLARAKRRAVDWHSVELPKGSVGVISRERPCRERGPAAGPHRLLPGEREERHPTLSASFRTMAEFMDYTSSQCGKYYSSVPEEGGATHVYRYHRGKSKLHLCSDTGNGQAENISKDLYIEVYPGTYSITVGVNDLTKKTHVVAVDSGQSVDLVFPI